Genomic window (Zingiber officinale cultivar Zhangliang chromosome 2B, Zo_v1.1, whole genome shotgun sequence):
TCATAACATATATTGGTAATCCACATGCAGGCTTCAAGACTATGTTCATGTATTTTGAACCATTAGTAGATAACATGTGAAACTTGCATCTAAGATAATAAGCGTCAGCCCATTTCTCCTTCTCTACTTTCACAATCCACTCATAGCTCTCAGTGTGGTACATTCTCATCTTATACATGCATTCATTATAAGTGAGCTCAGTGCGTACTCATACTGCAACCCATAGCAACTTTGCAACCTCTGTATCTTTACAATTTGATACCAAGTTCTTCGACAGGCATACAAGATAGTAACAATGGTGTGACTCTAGAAATACATCCTTAACTGCATGTAGTAGTTATTAATCATATAATTATATTAGCATTACTAGTTACACTCTGCAGCAGCTACGAAATCATAGTTGTTAGAATGTTTTGGTCTAACCATGCATATTGCAACAGCTACCAAATCGTAACTTCTATAATGTGGTTAGACCaaaacgttgtagcaactacgaaaTCGTAGTCACTATAATgtatttagatctaaaaaacgtTGTAACAACTACGAAATCGTAGTTGTTATAATGTGTTTAGATGTTAAACCACTCAAATGGGAACTGAATTGAACAAAATGAGGCAGCAACAGGTAGTTAAAAGATAAACAATAGAAAATTATCACATACATGGAAGAACATTCTACATATGAACAAGGAATTTCGAAGGAGGAGAGTTCTAAATGTTTAGATTTTTTCGAGAAATACAAAACCCTAAATATATTGGGGGTTTCTCTTATATGTCTGATAGCTTTTGACAAACTTAGAGAGGAAGCTTTGGAGGCAGGCAAGCGAGGTGGTGGAGTTAATCGGTGAAGACAATCAAGAGCGAGTGAGGGATTTCGAAGGAAGGATTGAAATGTTTGTGTGTTTTTTTTCGAAAAGTGAATTAAAACCTAAATGTATTGGTTTTTTCCCATCCACTCATCGTCGCAAGCGTTGAACCCGTCTAAAAATAATCTAAACCCGAAGATTAGACAAAGAAGGGTACATTAACTGGGGGTGGAGGCTCTtcttataataaataaaaaatagctTTTTACCGAACCACGTaggtaagtttttgaaattaccaaatcacgtagataaattttaaaattaccaaatcacataccaattttttattttacccttatcagtcgactgctatttTGAAGTAGTTGAATCGATTTGGCTCTGTATCGAAATATCAGATTTTTAATCAAATTAGTCAACTGATttgcttttttctttttttttttaatcaaaatcgaTTTTAGATAAAATCGGTTGATTaaccaaatgacctcggattgacatgaaactagttcctatgtgtttgtctatttctcctaattatatccataTTCTCAAACGTCAATTTGAATTTTGGTACACCAGCTGATTTTTCCTAAAATCAGTTGATTgaccaaatgacctcggattgacatgaactagttcctatgtgttcctctacctctcctaattatattcataccctcaaatgtcaatttgactcaatatattgagagtaatattttttaaaaatatgaatatatttaaaaaatttaattcatgtttaaaacttttgGTTGATGGACCAacctcagattgacatgaaactagatctTATGCGTTcgactagttctcttgattatatctatgccctcaaattttaatttaacccaatatattgagagcaatgattttttaaagatgaattaaattatttaaatatatccatgttcaaaaaatcattgctctcaatatattatgtcaaattaaaGTTTAAGGGCATGGATATAATAAAGAGAGGTAGACGAACATATAGAAATTAGTTTCGTGTCAATCCGAGGTCGTTTGATCCATCAGCCGATTTTTTCCAAAACTGACTGATGTACCAAATGACCTCGAATTGACATAAaattagttcctatgtgttcgactagttctcttgattatatttatgttctcaaacatcaatttgacccaatatattgagagcaatgatttttaaacatgaatgtATTTGAAAATTTACTGggtcaaaaaattattgctcttaatatattgggtcaaattgatattgagggcatgaatataatcaataGAGGTAGACAAACATATATGatctagttttatgtcaatccgaggtcatttagTCTATCCACAGCTTTTGtgcaaaatcgactgatggaccaaACGACTTTGAGTTGACATAAAACTAGATCCTATGTGTTCGACTAGTTCTCTTAATTATACCcatgtcctcaaatatcaatttaactcaatatattaagagcaatgattttttgaacatgaatatatttaaaaaatttaattcgtgttcaaaaaaattattgctttcaatatattaagttaaattgatatttgagagcatggatataatcaaaaGAACTAGCTGAACTCAGAgaatctagtttcatgtcaatccaagGATATTTGGTCCATCAGTAgactttttaaacatgaattaaaattttcaaatattttcatgtttaaaaaattattgctctcaatatattgagtcacaTTGACATTTGAGGGtataaatataatcaggagaggtagacaAACACATAttaactagtttcatgtcaatccgatgtCGTTTGATCTATCAACCGGGTTTGTTCAAAATTGATTGATGGATCAAACgacctcggattgatatgaaactataTCATATATGTTtggctagttctcctgattatattcatgctctcgaacttcaatttgacccaatatattgagagcaataattttttgaacacaaattaaaattttcaaatatatccgtgttaaaaaaaattagttctcttaatatattgggtcaaattgaagtatgagagcatgaatataataaAGAGAGATAGACAAAttcataggaactagtttcatgctAATCTGAGGTCGTTTGGTCTATCAGCCGATTTTGGGCAAAATTAGCTGATGGATCAAACGACattaaattgacataaaactagttttATGTGTTCATCTACCTCTTATTATATCCATGCTTTCAAacttcaatttgacccaatatattgagagaaataattttttgaatacaactatatttgaaaaatttaattcgtattcaaaaaatcattgctctcaatatattgagtcaaattgaaggTTGAGGGTATAAATATAATCAAAAGAACTAGCCGAACACATATAATCTAGTTTCATGTTAATTCGAGGTTGTTTGGTCTATCATCCAGAATTTTTGAACtcgaattaaatttttcaaacatattcatgttaaaaaaaatcattactttcaatatattgagtcaaattgacatttgagggTATGTATATAATCAAGAGAGGCAGAGGAATGCATacgaactagtttcatatcaatcctgttagtgagagccctagagccaatcatgtgatgattgttgtatggactcgatgtatcatattccaatatttataatgcatttcttatggttattatacttacttgtattggtaccaaataactaagtataatagcgtccttgagtggaaggttcttatctatatcaatcgattggttgaattgatagtgagatgatataaagaacactactcttaatcattcctagtcaagtattaacattcagagacaatgttaatgcgctgagactagcatgtaggtcaactcgatgacttgatctcacaagtcatggatattagatattaagttaacacatgggtatgcattggagaatgtatactgaatgacccgccatgagaaagtatcatggatcgttatatgagtgtcatatactttctcatgtgactattagtatgactatcagtccttggacctgaagtcaccatggttccctacataaggagttgcatactttggcttcgtcaaacgtcacccgtaaatgggtagactataaaggcgattactgggtatgtaacaaattatgcggagggatgtgagtgatgtagatgagatatatccctcctatatgacaggagtgatatcatgattcttgatagagtgaaaccactaagtgcatgaccatacccaaatgagtcaatatgatatattgagctcatttgattagagtgagtctacttggagttcaagacatagattgattagaggatgtcaTGGTCTATggttcaattgatcaatctagatgtctatgatagaaggacattgtcacatattgtgagagtcataattagtagtcacaatggcgatgttggatctcaacattcttgtaacttgggtagtaatgatgtgttgctagataccgctcattacttgtgtttctaaatgagtttaggagcattgccaacgttacaagaacctatagggttacacacaaagagcaattagatggagattaggttcatatgatggaccaagaggattaggttcatgtgatgaaccaagttggattaagagtaatccagattagactaattgagttggactcaatttgattcatgtgccgaatgagtctagtttagactatgattcattgagtcaatttaaaccaatgaatagagattcattaaattaaattgatttgagtcaaaggttatatttgatcaaccatgggagataagaggtcaagtttgacttgacttgagaggggagatgaagggtcaagtttgacttgaccaaatgccacgtcatggtgacttggcatgggtcgaCCAATGAtagtgttccacatcatcaaggttacatcaatgtgtgccactgtcacgccccgggggagtccctgtccgaagaaattttgacagcacctcccctgtacgggtgacaatctgaagcatttctatagacataatatacatcagccacaggcggctggaatatacacacaaccacgcagtttataatacaACCTACTCGACTGATACAATAAAACacgcaaccacgcagttatatgtaaagcagcccactcggctgtaccaaaaccaaaaatacaacggaaaatgacagacaccaaatacaaaccaaacacaaaactgctagtcggctaggcttacacaaccaacaaccaatacaaaatatcacataacaacttcaacactccagaacaaaaccggagcacaaactaaacacactgacacataaaacaaacaaaaaataaatgaaaccgatagatcttctgaggtgacgtggggaccagcagacatgaTACTCCAAGCAACATCATAAACAACTTGGTACCTGAAAacaatagtgtccacgggggtgagttcaacaactcagcgaataccaatagacatgcctagtaagatatatctaacaacaataaacatagaatacagcttcctaatcatatatagaaaatatgcaaaactgaaaggtaactgaggaagctgtactgaccaggaactcctatctagAACAAAaggggtcgtcaaaccagatacacaatatgtctcctgtatgcatgtcaaacaaatgcatccaccaaaatacagcatataagtgcagcaaacacaagcaaataaatgcaataaaatgcatatggtgccaatgacatgtcctggtcacccctactctccagtcagccgtctcacacatgatggtgagaccgagtgggtagggctgtgacaaccgtgcactctgccatcactactcctgatgagtgaccgagtggacggaatactgtcggagtacacctatcctccttaccccaaatcataaatgggggagctcaatgctctcatctcccggtacacgatgacggggaggggtacctgtcctgctacaacgctgcgtcacactaacccatgagtggaccaacggagcccttgacagagcacctactgcaacacactctgcctgaatataccactaacccatgagtggtcgtgtgtgcagatacatgtaactagcgatgtgctcaacaataatggagctgacaatcgcacagcatgcaatcatgcgaatggtccatgacactaagcatgacaatatcctgtaccaatccatatatatataaaatgcgtACCCTGgtaccagtaagtcaaatccacagatctaggttatacaggtcctctatggtataacaacctaggtcctgaacatatccacttccataaaatatgtaccaacaatatacatggatcaaagcaaaagagtctaggtacacagatcagatatgatataaaaatataggtacacatgccagataataaaaatccataatctagtcctaaactcagtaaagcatggtatgtcacttactctaggaactaaggtactcatggcaatattcGCGAGATATAAACATTGATCGATAACAAGCgacaaacagaacatgctatgggtatcaaactctGACATactaaaggcaaacatgatcattgcttgtagctataaaatactatacatatccaattgacaatatcataaaagataagtcaagaggtacccgcctccaatagaaaggtccaatccgaaatagatccctcgtcgagacaccgtctcaaatcaaagtcctgtagataacgtgatatacaatttagctaattttataaacaacaactagctaaatccaactcaacttaattagggaaaaccctaatcgatccatcattaactaatcctaattaatgattaacttgaattaatctccttaatcaataatcctcaatcaacacaatcatttcctttcgctgatcaacttacgattagcagtatgatcatctctaataaatccaaggattaaatctaatccaacataaatcaactgtacttaattcatcacaactacaatagattaagccttcacaactacaatagattaagccttccataatcacattagattaagttaaacatgaatccatcataacttacctaaatccacaactaaccaagcaACTGCAAGTTACAACATCTCCAACATAATCCGATACAAATGCATATCCTCCAAATATTCATAGAAATACAACCAAAACTCCACACATAGCTTACCTTAATCAACGActgtgattgttgatccacagcagtGAGTGTTGATACTGACAACAAGATGGCTACAGATGGAATAGCTGCCGGAACCAAGACCCTCCACCTAGACCAACCTCCTTGCTGGATACTTCACTGTTCGGATCAGATGAAATCAAGATTGATACTcaatcaaacaacaatcctaatCAACAACCGAAGCTTACCTCAACACTGACCGTCGGAAATCCCTAGATCAACGATGGCGGTATGTGATCGGCAGAGGACCTCAACTTCTAGCTCCTGTCCAAAACCAACCCTTGCAAAGGTAGCAGTGGACTAAGTCTAGGGCACGGAAGCAAGCAATCTACAGCGATggtcggcgctgctccgtgcggcggTGACCACGAATCGGGATCTAGGGCACGGCGCAGTGAACACACGGTGTCGGCGGAGTCAAGTTGATGGAGAGATCAGTGAAGGGGTGCTCTGCCGAGGGGCGTCCGTGCGGAGATGGCCGAAGAAGAGAGAGAAACGGGGCGGTCAGTGATCGGCGATGCCGGCAGTGAAGTCGACGTCGGTTGTTGGTTTTCGGTGGCAGCACAAAGAGAAGAAGGGCGTCGGCTATGGCACTCGAgatggaggaagaggagaaggaagtgaCCCAGCAAGGGAGAAGTAGGGAACCACCGagtgcggttagggcacgggcgtGAGAGGAGGCTCGGTGCGGGCATCGGGTGAGCATCGGCAGGGGAGAAAGaatacaaaattttaaaagaaaaataaaggaaaagaaatataaatataaacatttccgtACTTAAATGGGAcagcttaaacaggctttccccgggccctccgtatttatccccgtaaactcacccatacgagctctgaaaaattcccgaaaaatttctaaaaattctgaaaaattcccttatcatgaTTTGCCATTTTCCCGGTATTTTAcagccacctcatgagggagactaagagtcatgactcttggtattacatggaggtttaaaacctctcatttagtggccgaccacattagtgGTGAGTGAATTCTctttcaaggcttcttcttcctcttcctctcttctcttgctctccctctcctccattgtcgaaaccacttaagggtgctagcacactctaagtggttctctccaccttttgtccgtgtggatacgtgtagaggagtgtacacttgacactctacgagatccgacaaccgtttggacgagcgggataagcgaagggcatcgctacaagggtatacttcttttcatgtagatctaaggtagatctagtgtagacaaacatgtacatgtacaattttatttatcttcgcacggataatCATTCGATTTTAGATAAAACTGATTGTTGTACCAAACGTCAAATTGACGTTTGAGGATATTAATATAATCATAAGAGATAGACAAACATATAAAAACTAATTTCATATTAATCTGAGATCATTTAATCTATCaactaattttatttaaaattaattttaataaaaaaataaaaataaataaatcagtcGACGGACTTAGATtggatttaattaaaaatttgaatgtttaaaataacagtccactgataaaaataaaatttaaaatagatatttaatttaataattttaaaatttatttatatgatttcttaattttaaaaatttacttatGTGGTTCTGATAAAAAAAAGTTGAAGGAAAAAACTGAGCGCATGCTTATTCGCTTAATAGATCAAACCATCAAGATTGGAATTTCTAGGTACGAACACAATGAACACGTATACCATATTAACATcgaatactttttttttaaattagatttttaattttcaGGAGGTAATCAATCTGGTACAAAATTTTTAACTGGCTAACAAAATAAATTCTAGAAGAGTACTGACTGACGGCAAACGGTACCAACCCAAAATATCGAATACATTTCTGGAACCAAGAAACAAAAGCAGGATGATACTCGTAGAGCCCAAAATATCTCGTGCCAAgcctaaaatatattttattcgTGGGATAAGGCAACAACAGGTAGCACCACCCATTTTGCTAGCCAGATAAAGAACTGATTGTTGAAGCTTTTCTTCAAACAAGAGATGGGCACGCTCTCGCACCACGTTGTATTCCTTCCGAGTTATCTCGCGGGAACGGCCTCCCGCCAGACCAGAATCTCCTCGATTAAATGCTCAAACAGAGGCTTCGCAACTCCGCAGCGCGCTCAAGGAAGCAGAGGCTTCGGTGTCCCGGCACCTGCCGACCACAAGTCTCGGTCCAAAGGAGATGACACCGCGCTTCGCGGCGACGGCAGCGGGAGCCGCAAAGGCAGCAGCGAAGACGACGAGATTCCCCAAGTGGTGTTGGATCGGATGCTCCGGCGGATTCTGATCTCCGTCGGGGGTCCGATGGCGTCCGGCTTCGTGTTGCTGTACCTGGAGGGGTTGGTGAAGAAGGGCGGGCTGTGGGAGGTTCCGGCGTGGCTGCCGTTCCTCACTATCTTGCTCTCGTTTGGGACGTCAGCGATGGGGATCGCCTACGGGACTCTGTCTTCGAGCTGGGACCCGGAGAGGGAAGGGAGCCTGCTGGGGTGGGAGCAGGCGCAGAAGAACTGGCCGGAGCTGTGGAAGGAGGAGAACGAATGATGCCATGACGTGTGATCGGAGTGCCGACGGCTTGGTGGAGGACCAGTGGAAATTGTATGTTCTTGTTCAGGTTTCCTTCTGTCTGATTAGTTTAAAAATATGATGAGACAGTAAAATTAAATCAAGTATAAATTGAAAAGAAGATAAAGGTAACGTTATTATGTTCAACAGAATGAGAGTTTTGGGAAGAATATGAGTATCTGGGTTTATGATCTACAAAGTGTGATAATGGCATAGTATCTAGTTTCTATCAGGAGACATGGTGGTGAATGAGCAAATGCTCATGCCACTCTGCTACCTCTCAACTCATAGTCCCTTAGCTTCTTTTGTCTTAAAATTTGAAACGAAGAGAAAAATTTTTGTCCTCGTACCGTTTTGTGAAATTTGAAATGAAGAGTTAATTGATCCCTCCTGCCAGGACAACACGCCAACGTAACACTTTGATACATGAAGATTTACAATCACCAGTTACACTGGGGATAAACTCCCTGAACTCTCCACTCTAATGGTATAAGTTCTTACTCTACGAGCTTTTTATGGCAGGCTCCAGTCCAATTATAATAGTCCTTGTAGTTATGGGTCTGAAAATGACCCACAGTGGCCTTCGGTATTGTACAATTAGAGCAAACGTGGTAACGCTCGCTCCTGACGGCTCAGTATTATCGTTTTCCCAGTTACATATATGCAGATAAATTATGGAAATTTTGAATCGAACTAAATCATTAAACACGAAATAAGAATATCGAATTAAAGTCGGATTGAATCCAGCAGTTATTCCAcccttaattttcctattttacttttctttctgaTCTTCCAGCAAGAGACTAGCATCAGCCCTCCTCTTCTCAGCAGCAGCAGCCTTCCTGCTTACGCTGCTCTTTTCCAGCAACCACAGCAACAACCGGCCATTACCAGCAACCCGACACCGCTGGTAGCCTTCTGTTTTTCTTCACGGCATCCAGATTCCAGTGACTTCCCTTCTCATTGATGGAATTATAATAGAAATTCATTGTGCGAAATAATAAATCATACCTCGTTACGGTAAAATTCAGAGAGGAGAAAATGTTGTATAGAGGAAGGCGCCTCTTGCGGTCAGAAGAGCGATCACAGAATCGAAAAACTCTTCATAATTTCACAAACTAAGTCCCGCAGCCTCATATGTTCTTCTACGTGAAAACAAATCTCATATTTACAACTACTCAACCCCTTCTCTATTctcgttgttagagtgtatactgaaagcctaaacttttgtagacatttattttgaataaagaatcacatttggtcaaattgtctatatttgtttgtagttgttcaattaatttatattgtagataacatagtatgtggtatcacatacagaagataatgttatcagtaccttataaattataaacagtagctcacgactaagatggaaatgaacaaaccattggaaggtcgtagtgtaattaggtattagtttatcttaactatataattacactagtacacttaaagtgtattgaataggaccattagaggtcgttttttttatactgactttataaaggaacaaaaacctcagttattatggaagtgtgtgctcttaatcctaatataataacaagcacatatatttgatatttatttctttaatttatcaatgggtgagatttagtttgataaatcaataagcccaataagttgggaaatgatatcacttatagtgtgtgttgttgattataaaaggaaactgtgtcctagaaatctaggttgagaatgtccccaagaggagctcataaggattgtcatgttaaaccctgcaggtggacttagtccgacataacgataaggttgagtggtactactcttggactaagatattaattaaatgagttgtcagtaactcac
Coding sequences:
- the LOC122049494 gene encoding uncharacterized protein PAM68-like, which codes for MGTLSHHVVFLPSYLAGTASRQTRISSIKCSNRGFATPQRAQGSRGFGVPAPADHKSRSKGDDTALRGDGSGSRKGSSEDDEIPQVVLDRMLRRILISVGGPMASGFVLLYLEGLVKKGGLWEVPAWLPFLTILLSFGTSAMGIAYGTLSSSWDPEREGSLLGWEQAQKNWPELWKEENE